In Chloroflexaceae bacterium, one genomic interval encodes:
- the lipB gene encoding lipoyl(octanoyl) transferase LipB → MTATVQRTIRLVRPGMLPYATALALQRDLVAARSAGRIPDTLLLLEHPPTITLGARANPAHVLLSPDELHRRGVTVVASDRGGDVTYHGPGQLVGYPILKLSQHGGDLGRYLRALEETIIRTLADYGVTGERVPGLTGVWVAGGRAKICAVGVRLSASGVTSHGFALNVSTDLSGFAQIVPCGIADRAVTSLERLLGHAPPLDAVASTLLRHFAAVFGVELYPEDGVQL, encoded by the coding sequence ATGACCGCCACCGTCCAGCGCACCATCCGTCTCGTCCGGCCCGGTATGCTGCCCTACGCGACGGCTCTCGCCTTGCAGCGTGACTTGGTCGCCGCGCGCTCGGCCGGGCGCATCCCCGACACGCTGCTGCTGCTGGAACATCCCCCCACCATCACCCTTGGCGCGCGCGCCAACCCCGCCCACGTGCTCCTGTCTCCCGACGAGCTGCACCGCCGCGGCGTGACTGTGGTTGCCAGCGACCGCGGCGGTGACGTGACCTATCACGGCCCCGGGCAACTGGTCGGGTACCCGATCCTCAAGCTCTCCCAGCACGGCGGCGACCTTGGCCGCTACCTGCGGGCGCTGGAAGAGACGATCATCCGCACCCTGGCGGACTACGGCGTAACAGGCGAGCGGGTTCCGGGGCTGACCGGGGTGTGGGTCGCCGGGGGACGGGCCAAGATCTGCGCCGTCGGCGTCCGGCTCAGCGCCTCCGGCGTCACCTCGCACGGCTTTGCGCTCAACGTCAGCACCGACCTGAGTGGCTTCGCCCAGATTGTGCCCTGCGGGATCGCCGATCGCGCCGTTACCTCGCTGGAGCGCCTGCTCGGCCATGCCCCGCCCCTTGATGCCGTGGCCTCAACCCTGCTCAGGCACTTCGCGGCGGTCTTTGGCGTCGAGCTTTACCCCGAAGAT
- a CDS encoding HDIG domain-containing protein: protein MDQSIIADLLAHPRVRETRQHIHHSVPKFDHLLRVARYSYMLAPWMGADRRTAVRAAVLHDLDSRLGTLTTHGAIAARVAAEMGEPEEVSQAIVSHMYPFGPRPTTREGWVLVVADKMASLSDLSVFVGGLFTGRSLRIRNELRASDPFYRSRTARRRRRRLIARLWRSRGRTALTP from the coding sequence ATGGATCAGTCTATCATCGCCGATCTGCTTGCCCACCCCCGTGTAAGAGAAACGCGCCAGCATATTCATCATAGTGTTCCGAAGTTCGATCATCTGCTCCGCGTCGCCCGCTACTCCTACATGCTCGCCCCCTGGATGGGCGCCGACCGGCGCACCGCCGTGCGCGCGGCCGTGCTGCATGACCTGGACTCGCGTCTCGGCACCCTGACGACCCACGGGGCGATCGCCGCCCGCGTCGCCGCCGAGATGGGCGAACCGGAGGAGGTGTCCCAGGCCATTGTGAGCCACATGTACCCGTTTGGCCCCCGCCCGACCACCCGCGAGGGCTGGGTGCTGGTGGTGGCCGACAAGATGGCCTCGCTGAGCGACCTCTCGGTGTTTGTGGGCGGGTTGTTCACCGGGCGCAGCCTGCGCATTCGGAACGAACTGCGCGCCAGCGATCCGTTTTACCGGAGCCGGACGGCCCGCCGCCGGCGCCGCCGCCTGATCGCGCGTCTCTGGCGCAGCCGTGGTCGCACCGCGCTAACGCCCTGA